The Deltaproteobacteria bacterium genome includes a region encoding these proteins:
- a CDS encoding amidohydrolase produces the protein MTTLKSCAIDIHHHYVPEMLLEEAKKRGKHLGVELIEKDGNRSLSFAGGPPFQLHPELPAIAERLKMMDESKLAMAALEAHTATLGYRLSGEQGENWSNVYNDGIHELIKKYPNRFVGMASVPLQDPARAAKVLEHAVRDLYFRGGYIGTNVNGNYYGTQEYDPFWAKAEELDVLVVMHPEDVAGADKMNPFGLKLICGNPADSALCFGFMTYSGVFDRFPNLKLCILHGGGFFPYHLGRFDQGWAVRAGPRAAKAQMAPSSYLKNIYYDNMIYRLDTIKYLIGLGGIDHIMVGTDYPYDLGDWDAAKKVEQLDIPEADKMLMLEGNAKRLLKL, from the coding sequence ATGACCACCCTTAAATCCTGCGCCATCGACATCCATCATCACTACGTGCCGGAAATGCTCCTCGAAGAAGCCAAGAAACGCGGCAAGCATCTCGGCGTCGAACTGATCGAGAAAGACGGCAACCGCTCGCTGTCATTCGCTGGCGGCCCACCGTTTCAACTCCATCCCGAATTGCCGGCGATCGCCGAGCGCTTGAAAATGATGGATGAATCCAAACTCGCCATGGCTGCGCTGGAAGCCCACACCGCGACGCTCGGCTACCGCCTCAGCGGCGAACAAGGTGAAAACTGGTCCAACGTTTACAACGACGGCATCCATGAGCTGATCAAAAAATATCCCAACCGTTTCGTCGGCATGGCCTCTGTGCCGCTGCAAGATCCGGCGCGGGCGGCGAAAGTGTTGGAGCACGCCGTGCGCGATTTGTATTTTCGCGGCGGCTACATCGGCACCAACGTCAACGGCAATTATTACGGCACCCAGGAATACGACCCGTTCTGGGCCAAGGCCGAGGAACTCGACGTGCTCGTGGTCATGCATCCCGAAGATGTCGCCGGCGCCGATAAGATGAATCCCTTCGGACTGAAGTTGATCTGCGGCAATCCCGCCGACAGCGCGCTGTGCTTCGGCTTCATGACTTACAGCGGCGTGTTCGATCGTTTTCCGAATTTGAAACTGTGCATCCTGCACGGCGGCGGCTTCTTTCCCTACCATCTCGGCCGCTTCGACCAAGGCTGGGCAGTGCGCGCCGGACCGCGCGCCGCCAAGGCGCAAATGGCGCCGAGCTCCTATTTGAAAAATATTTATTACGACAACATGATCTACCGCCTCGACACGATCAAATACTTGATCGGCCTGGGCGGCATCGACCACATCATGGTGGGAACGGATTATCCGTACGATCTCGGCGATTGGGACGCGGCGAAGAAAGTCGAACAGCTCGATATTCCCGAAGCCGACAAGATGCTGATGTTGGAAGGCAACGCCAAGCGGCTACTAAAACTGTAA